From Alteromonas sp. RKMC-009, one genomic window encodes:
- a CDS encoding protein-glutamate methylesterase/protein-glutamine glutaminase, whose amino-acid sequence MAFKVLVVDDSTFYRRRVREILDEDRELEVVGEAKNGEEALDMLMKLSPDVVTMDVEMPVMDGISAVKAIMQKRPVPILMFSSLTHEGAQATLDALEAGALDFLPKKFEEISKERKEAVGLLRTKVRLLARRGVGIRRPVISRREPAAKPAPPMPANAPKATFFKSSSILTGRTETASQPTVSKVKASGKRYKCLAIGASTGGPVALQKVLSGLPANFPYPILLVQHMPGTFTNAFAQRLNNNCEISVKEAEHGDILKPGCAYLAPGGKQMVVESMSLPNIVLRDAHEHEKDTYKPSVDITLNSLVDIYGGDVLSIILTGMGSDGREGCEALHRKGAKVWAQDQDTCVVYGMPQAVAKANIAEKSIAIDNIASCILTEMMQK is encoded by the coding sequence ATGGCTTTTAAAGTCCTTGTTGTGGACGATTCGACGTTTTATCGTCGTCGTGTACGCGAAATTCTGGATGAGGACAGAGAACTCGAGGTTGTTGGCGAAGCCAAAAACGGTGAAGAAGCACTGGATATGCTGATGAAGTTGTCACCCGATGTGGTGACAATGGATGTGGAAATGCCGGTTATGGACGGTATTTCCGCTGTAAAAGCGATCATGCAGAAACGCCCTGTACCTATTCTCATGTTTTCATCTCTGACTCATGAAGGTGCTCAGGCAACGCTTGACGCGCTGGAAGCCGGTGCGCTGGATTTTCTGCCAAAGAAATTTGAGGAAATATCTAAAGAGCGTAAAGAGGCCGTGGGCTTACTGCGGACTAAAGTTCGTTTACTGGCCCGGCGTGGTGTCGGCATACGCCGGCCTGTGATTTCACGCAGAGAGCCAGCGGCAAAGCCCGCTCCACCAATGCCTGCCAATGCCCCTAAAGCGACGTTCTTTAAAAGCTCGTCTATCCTCACCGGACGTACTGAAACTGCATCCCAGCCTACTGTTTCTAAAGTTAAGGCATCAGGAAAGCGGTATAAATGTCTGGCCATCGGGGCCTCTACAGGTGGTCCTGTGGCATTGCAAAAAGTGTTGTCAGGGCTGCCGGCTAACTTTCCATATCCGATTTTATTGGTTCAGCATATGCCCGGCACGTTTACTAATGCGTTCGCCCAGCGGCTGAACAATAACTGCGAGATTTCGGTAAAAGAAGCTGAACACGGGGATATTCTTAAACCCGGTTGCGCTTATCTTGCGCCCGGAGGCAAGCAAATGGTAGTAGAGTCTATGTCACTGCCGAATATTGTTCTCCGTGATGCCCATGAACATGAGAAAGATACCTACAAACCCAGTGTGGATATTACACTTAACAGTCTGGTGGATATTTACGGCGGCGATGTACTGAGTATTATTCTGACGGGCATGGGATCTGATGGACGTGAAGGCTGTGAAGCTCTTCACCGTAAAGGCGCCAAAGTGTGGGCGCAGGATCAGGACACCTGTGTGGTATACGGTATGCCACAGGCGGTTGCGAAAGCGAACATCGCAGAAAAAAGCATAGCCATTGATAATATCGCTTCGTGCATACTCACGGAAATGATGCAGAAATAG
- a CDS encoding ParA family protein has translation MKIWTIANQKGGVGKTTTTVTLGGILAQQGKRVLLIDTDPHASLSYYFGMDAEELNASVYDIFINHEQITADRVLDCLCPTKLDSLYILPASMALATLDRQMGMQNGMGLILKKALDTVRNEFDYVLLDCPPVLGVLMVNALAACHKVIVPVQTEFLALKGLDRMIHTLEIMGRSLRKEFDTLIVPTMFDRRTNAAIQALQKLNEDYGDKVWHGMIPVDTRFRDASQAQSPASVVYPKARGVYAYTKLLDELEQ, from the coding sequence TTGAAAATATGGACGATTGCTAACCAGAAAGGCGGGGTAGGGAAGACCACTACCACCGTGACGCTGGGCGGCATTCTGGCGCAACAGGGAAAGCGCGTTCTGCTTATTGATACCGACCCTCATGCATCGCTGAGTTATTATTTTGGTATGGATGCCGAGGAGTTAAATGCTTCTGTTTACGATATTTTTATTAATCATGAACAGATTACTGCCGATAGAGTGCTTGACTGTTTGTGTCCGACAAAATTAGACAGTCTGTATATTTTGCCTGCCTCAATGGCACTTGCCACGCTGGACAGGCAAATGGGTATGCAAAACGGTATGGGGCTTATTCTCAAAAAGGCACTGGATACTGTACGCAACGAATTTGACTATGTGTTGCTGGATTGTCCGCCGGTACTTGGCGTGTTGATGGTTAATGCGCTGGCTGCATGCCATAAAGTCATTGTGCCCGTGCAGACCGAATTTCTGGCATTAAAGGGCCTTGACCGGATGATCCATACACTTGAGATTATGGGCCGTTCGTTAAGAAAAGAATTTGATACATTAATAGTGCCGACTATGTTTGACCGCCGGACGAATGCGGCCATCCAGGCACTACAAAAACTGAATGAAGATTACGGTGATAAGGTTTGGCACGGGATGATTCCTGTGGATACCCGCTTCCGTGATGCCAGCCAGGCGCAGTCGCCTGCGTCTGTTGTCTATCCGAAAGCGCGGGGCGTTTACGCCTACACCAAATTGTTAGATGAACTGGAGCAGTGA